CTTCGAACGATACTGCATGATTCATTAAATATTCCCACTTTTTAATGGCAAAATACTACATTTTCGTTGCCTCAGCTGTGGTGTTTTCCAGAATGACGTTTTCTACTTTTTCTCTCAGCTTTTCTGCATAAGCAAACAAAACTGAAATAACCTATTCACACACTATGCTCTGCTTCTTCAACAGTAATGAGATCGATTGGCAGATGACGAAATTCTGCCATGTTCTGATAATTTTATAAAGACACGGTTGAGAAGAAACAATtcactttatttatttctccTGTACGTCAGTGTTCCCGGGTGACAGTTGCTTATCTGTCGCTTAATCACGTCAATCAGACCTTTTTGACAATTTGCACGACATCTTCGTCGTTGAGGACGTGATCTTTTCCAACTCGTTGGGGTTGATGTTTCACAGAAGATCCCCAGACAAGAGCGCTGTAATtataagaaaggaaaaaattcacCATAAATAGCAATGAACTTTGCTGCCCATTAAATGGCTGCACGATAACGGCATCACCGCCTACTATTTGAATTCCTTGATGATGGTCCGGTGAAGTTTGTTGCAGAAATCCTCCATGGTGCACCTGTCCGATTGCAAGACGACTGGCGAGTTGTAGTCGGGTAATTGTCCCTTGGGTTTCGTGTAACTGTGgaagtagattttttttttttttttagaatgtaAATTTAAGCAACACGAACTAATAGCTCTAAAAATTAACGCACATTCGCATCAGTTTTAGGTATTGCCACATTTTCTCGAGCAGGTCGTCAAAGTTCCACTTGTGATGGGCAGAAATGGGCACACAGTGAGGAATCTTGTAAATCACATCCAATTCCTCAATGCTGATTTGGTCTGTTTAAGGAACACACAATTCAAAatttatagattttttttgacaaatataaaaaggaaaaaaggtaCCAATTTTATTTAGTAGGTAGATGCAAGGGATGTAGGCTCGGTTTCCCTCGATAATATCAATCAAATCATCGGCCGTCGCATCATAGCGCAGAGTAACATCAGCATTATGAATTCGGTACTCAGACAAAATGGTTTTGACAATGTCCAGATCGAGCTCGCTTTGAGGTACCtaatgtgacaaaaaaaaaaaaccaacaaaagcAGATAAGAACAGAAACCTCCAACGAAATTTCAAGGATAGATTACAAGTGTTTGAAGGTTGACTCCGCCCTTTTCTTTACGACGGAAGCCGATATTGGGTGGCTGCTTGTTGAGGCGGATGCCAAAACCTTCCAATTCACGCTGAATAATCTTCTTGTGCTGCAGAGGCTTCAGCACATCCAGCACGATAAAGATGAGGCTGCAAGTCCTGGCCACAGCAATGACTTGCCTACCACGACCTTTACCATCCTTGGCGCCTTCAATAATGCCAGGCAAATCTAGTAGCTAAACATCCAATTCAAAAGGAAGATAGCAAGATATCAaaagcattatttttttttaaaaagaaaactatgcCAACGTTAAGTACCTGAATTTTTGCACCCT
The nucleotide sequence above comes from Daphnia carinata strain CSIRO-1 chromosome 3, CSIRO_AGI_Dcar_HiC_V3, whole genome shotgun sequence. Encoded proteins:
- the LOC130692833 gene encoding GTP-binding protein 128up; protein product: MSGVLERIAAIEAEMARTQRNKATAQHLGLLKARLAKLRREVLTPKSGGGGPGEGFDVAKTGDARIGFVGFPSVGKSTLLTTLAGVYSEVAAYEFTTLTTVPGCIRYKGAKIQLLDLPGIIEGAKDGKGRGRQVIAVARTCSLIFIVLDVLKPLQHKKIIQRELEGFGIRLNKQPPNIGFRRKEKGGVNLQTLVPQSELDLDIVKTILSEYRIHNADVTLRYDATADDLIDIIEGNRAYIPCIYLLNKIDQISIEELDVIYKIPHCVPISAHHKWNFDDLLEKMWQYLKLMRIYTKPKGQLPDYNSPVVLQSDRCTMEDFCNKLHRTIIKEFKYALVWGSSVKHQPQRVGKDHVLNDEDVVQIVKKV